A window of the Haloquadratum walsbyi C23 genome harbors these coding sequences:
- the uvrB gene encoding excinuclease ABC subunit UvrB, protein MSNTSKSGPLSPDRPAVDRDFRVDAPFDPAGDQPDAINSLASGFDAGMTEQTLLGVTGSGKTNTVSWVVEEIQRPTLVIAHNKTLAAQLYEEFRELFPDNAVEYFVSYYDYYQPEAYVEQTDTYIDKDLSINEEIDRLRHSATRSLLTRDDVIVVASVSAIYGLGDPANYTDMALRFEVGSQINRDELLAQLVDLNYERNDVDFQQGTFRVRGDTVEVYPMYGRYAVRIEFWGDEIDRLSKLDPLTGNVVSEEPAVLVHPAEHYSIPEAKLESAIDEIETLMTDRIQYFERQGDLVAAQRIEERTTFDIEMLRETGYCSGIENYSVHMSDRDSGDPPHTLLDYFPDDFLTVVDESHQTLPQIRGQFAGDKSRKDSLVKNGFRLPTAYDNRPLTFEEFQKKTGTRLYVSATPGTYEREHSEQVVEQIVRPTHLIDPAIEVADATGQVDDLLNRINKRVERDERVLVTTLTKRMSEDLTEFLEEAGVDVAYMHDETDTLERHELIRDLRLGTIDVLVGINLLREGLDIPEVSLVAILDADQEGFLRSETTLVQTMGRAARNVEGEVILYADEITDSMSAAIDETRRRRQIQRKYNEEHGYDPQTIQKAIGETNLPGSDDDSTTRTTETPVDKQEARIQIETLEERMESAVSDLEFELAADIRDQIRDIQREFGLDHNEAEDGANGVNPGQDPLASPSSTDSN, encoded by the coding sequence ATGAGCAATACATCCAAATCGGGGCCGCTCTCGCCTGATCGACCGGCGGTTGATCGTGATTTCCGCGTTGACGCGCCTTTTGACCCAGCGGGAGATCAGCCGGATGCAATTAATTCGCTTGCGTCAGGATTTGACGCTGGGATGACTGAGCAGACGTTATTGGGTGTTACAGGCTCTGGAAAGACAAATACCGTTTCGTGGGTTGTCGAAGAAATACAGCGACCAACGCTTGTTATTGCACATAATAAGACGTTAGCAGCACAACTGTATGAAGAGTTTCGTGAGTTGTTTCCGGATAATGCAGTCGAATATTTTGTTTCATACTATGATTATTATCAGCCAGAGGCATATGTCGAACAAACGGACACGTATATTGATAAAGACCTCTCAATAAACGAAGAAATTGACCGACTTCGTCACTCAGCAACTCGTTCACTCCTCACGCGTGATGATGTCATTGTTGTTGCTTCGGTTTCTGCTATCTATGGGCTCGGTGACCCGGCAAACTACACCGATATGGCTCTCAGATTTGAGGTAGGTAGTCAAATCAATCGAGATGAACTTCTTGCACAACTTGTTGACCTGAATTATGAACGCAATGATGTCGACTTCCAACAGGGGACATTTCGCGTTCGTGGTGATACTGTTGAGGTATATCCAATGTACGGTCGGTATGCCGTCCGGATTGAGTTCTGGGGTGATGAGATCGACCGATTGTCAAAACTTGACCCGCTTACTGGCAATGTTGTCTCTGAGGAACCAGCAGTGCTTGTCCATCCTGCAGAGCATTACTCGATTCCGGAGGCAAAACTCGAATCGGCTATCGATGAGATTGAAACATTGATGACCGACCGAATCCAATACTTTGAACGTCAGGGTGACCTTGTGGCAGCACAGCGAATTGAAGAGCGCACAACATTTGATATAGAGATGCTCCGAGAAACGGGATACTGCTCGGGAATTGAGAATTACTCAGTGCATATGTCTGATCGAGATTCAGGCGACCCGCCCCATACATTATTAGATTACTTCCCCGATGATTTTTTGACTGTTGTTGATGAGTCACATCAGACACTCCCACAAATCCGAGGACAATTTGCAGGCGATAAATCTCGAAAAGATTCTCTTGTAAAAAACGGATTTCGTCTTCCAACAGCATACGATAACCGCCCACTCACCTTCGAAGAGTTTCAGAAAAAAACTGGGACCCGATTATATGTCTCAGCAACGCCTGGGACATACGAGCGCGAGCACTCTGAACAAGTAGTTGAGCAAATTGTCCGACCAACACACCTGATTGATCCTGCAATTGAGGTTGCGGATGCAACTGGGCAGGTTGATGATCTGCTCAATCGAATTAACAAGCGTGTTGAGCGCGATGAACGAGTCCTTGTTACGACGCTCACAAAACGAATGTCTGAGGACTTGACTGAGTTTCTTGAAGAGGCGGGTGTTGATGTGGCATATATGCATGATGAGACGGATACGCTTGAACGACATGAACTCATTCGTGACCTTCGACTGGGTACAATTGATGTCCTTGTTGGAATTAATCTTCTTCGTGAAGGACTTGATATCCCCGAAGTATCACTTGTCGCCATTCTTGATGCTGATCAAGAAGGGTTCCTTCGATCTGAAACTACACTTGTTCAGACAATGGGCCGTGCAGCGCGTAACGTCGAAGGTGAAGTCATTCTTTATGCAGATGAAATCACAGACTCAATGTCAGCAGCAATAGATGAGACTCGGCGACGCCGTCAGATCCAGCGTAAATATAATGAAGAGCATGGGTATGACCCACAAACGATTCAAAAAGCAATCGGTGAGACGAATCTTCCAGGAAGTGATGATGACTCTACGACAAGAACGACCGAGACCCCGGTTGATAAACAGGAAGCGCGCATACAGATTGAAACGCTAGAGGAACGAATGGAGTCAGCCGTATCAGATCTTGAATTTGAATTAGCCGCTGATATTCGGGATCAGATCCGTGACATCCAACGTGAATTCGGATTAGATCATAATGAGGCTGAGGATGGAGCCAATGGAGTTA
- a CDS encoding DUF7553 family protein gives MDQERLQNASEKLRAASETADGSIQRTLYEQSNSIAELAARSQQIHERQLTEQLDDLQTLIETVEEADDTPEDVNEYLHQAKSDLTAAHGESDSSAH, from the coding sequence ATGGATCAAGAACGACTGCAGAATGCAAGTGAAAAGCTCCGTGCAGCAAGCGAGACTGCGGATGGAAGTATCCAACGAACATTATATGAGCAATCAAATAGTATCGCAGAACTGGCAGCACGCAGTCAGCAAATACATGAACGTCAACTTACTGAGCAACTAGATGATCTTCAGACCCTAATAGAGACCGTTGAAGAGGCAGATGACACTCCAGAGGATGTGAACGAGTATCTCCATCAAGCCAAATCTGATCTTACAGCGGCTCATGGTGAGTCTGACTCGAGTGCTCACTGA